A genomic segment from Paraconexibacter algicola encodes:
- a CDS encoding adenosylmethionine--8-amino-7-oxononanoate transaminase — protein sequence MTATDWTALLAADTRHVWHPYGPIPAAVPPRPVVGARGVRLELDGGRELIDGMSSWWCAIHGYRHPVLDAAVTGQLGRMAHVMFGGLTHEPGIRLAQRLVELSPAGLEHVFLCDSGSVSIEVAIKMALQFQRAAGRPGRTRLLSLRGGYHGDTFGAMALCDPVGGMHQLFTGVLPAHVFADRPPRGVDAPVDEAYLAHIDALVARHAHELAAVVVEPVLQGAGGMHPYAPAYLRRLRELCDEHGLLLLADEIATGFGRTGALFGCDHAGIAPDILTVGKALTGGYMTLAAALCTTRVAEGISGGEGGALMHGPTFMANPLACATALASLDLLERPAREGGTEWRRAVPAIETALRDGLAPARELPGVADVRVLGAVGVVQLDHPVDVAAATAAAIAQGVWLRPFRDLVYTMPPYVCEPYDVDRIAAGVVAAAAAG from the coding sequence GTGACCGCGACCGACTGGACCGCGCTGCTGGCGGCCGACACCCGCCACGTCTGGCATCCCTACGGCCCGATCCCGGCGGCGGTGCCGCCGCGGCCGGTGGTGGGCGCGCGCGGCGTGCGGCTCGAGCTCGACGGCGGCCGCGAGCTGATCGACGGCATGTCCTCGTGGTGGTGCGCGATCCACGGCTACCGCCACCCGGTGCTCGACGCGGCGGTGACCGGGCAGCTCGGCCGCATGGCGCACGTGATGTTCGGCGGCCTCACGCACGAGCCGGGCATCCGGCTGGCGCAGCGGCTCGTGGAGCTGTCCCCCGCGGGCCTCGAGCACGTCTTCCTCTGCGACTCGGGCTCGGTCAGCATCGAGGTCGCGATCAAGATGGCGCTGCAGTTCCAGCGGGCCGCGGGACGGCCGGGCCGCACGCGGCTGCTGAGCCTGCGCGGCGGCTACCACGGGGACACCTTCGGGGCGATGGCGCTGTGCGACCCGGTGGGCGGCATGCACCAGCTGTTCACCGGCGTGCTGCCCGCGCACGTGTTCGCCGACCGGCCGCCGCGCGGCGTCGACGCCCCCGTCGACGAGGCGTACCTCGCGCACATCGACGCGCTCGTCGCCCGCCACGCGCACGAGCTCGCCGCCGTCGTCGTCGAGCCGGTCCTGCAGGGCGCGGGCGGCATGCACCCCTACGCCCCGGCGTACCTGCGGCGGCTGCGCGAGCTCTGCGACGAGCACGGCCTGCTGCTGCTCGCCGACGAGATCGCCACCGGCTTCGGCCGGACCGGCGCGCTGTTCGGCTGCGACCACGCCGGGATCGCCCCGGACATCCTCACGGTCGGGAAGGCGCTCACCGGCGGCTACATGACGCTCGCCGCCGCGCTGTGCACGACACGGGTGGCGGAGGGCATCAGCGGCGGCGAGGGCGGCGCGCTGATGCACGGCCCGACGTTCATGGCCAACCCGCTGGCGTGCGCGACCGCGCTCGCGAGCCTCGACCTGCTCGAGCGGCCCGCGCGCGAGGGCGGCACCGAGTGGCGACGCGCGGTCCCGGCGATCGAGACGGCGCTGCGCGACGGCCTGGCGCCGGCGCGGGAGCTGCCCGGGGTCGCGGACGTGCGGGTGCTCGGCGCGGTCGGCGTGGTGCAGCTCGACCATCCGGTCGACGTGGCGGCCGCGACCGCGGCGGCGATCGCGCAGGGCGTGTGGCTGCGGCCGTTCCGCGACCTCGTCTACACGATGCCCCCGTACGTGTGCGAGCCCTACGACGTCGACCGGATCGCGGCCGGCGTCGTCGCGGCGGCGGCGGCCGGCTAG
- a CDS encoding ABC transporter ATP-binding protein, with translation MTLIDAQGLTKRFGARIAVDAVDLAVRPGVCFGFLGPNGAGKTTMIRLLLGLARPDTGRVLIGGHDVAQRPSLALSSVGAIVEEPRFHPHLTGVENLRVHAPLVGDGAAARIPSLLERVGLHGRGDEKVKGYSMGMRQRLGVARALLGDPQLLVLDEPTNGLDAEGMAEFRTLIRSMVEEEGRTVFLSSHLLDEMQKLCDEVAIVEQGRIITQTTVRELLHGATGTRTLILDCDDPARATDLLGRVTGVTRVAPSAGPDGEPVLAVTCEGGRETAIAVSRALVEAGIGLAELRVDALSLERRYLDITREASGGGPA, from the coding sequence GTGACCTTGATCGACGCCCAGGGACTCACCAAGCGCTTCGGCGCGCGGATCGCCGTCGACGCCGTCGACCTCGCGGTCCGACCCGGCGTCTGCTTCGGCTTCCTCGGACCCAACGGGGCCGGCAAGACGACGATGATCCGGCTGCTGCTCGGCCTCGCGCGGCCCGACACCGGCCGCGTGCTGATCGGCGGGCACGACGTCGCCCAGCGCCCGTCGCTCGCGCTCTCCAGCGTGGGGGCGATCGTCGAGGAGCCGCGCTTCCACCCGCATCTCACCGGGGTCGAGAACCTGCGCGTGCACGCCCCGCTCGTCGGCGACGGCGCGGCGGCGCGGATCCCGTCGCTGCTGGAGCGCGTCGGCCTGCACGGCCGCGGCGACGAGAAGGTCAAGGGCTACTCGATGGGCATGCGCCAGCGGCTCGGCGTCGCCCGCGCCCTCCTCGGCGACCCGCAGCTGCTCGTGCTCGACGAGCCCACCAACGGCCTCGACGCCGAGGGCATGGCGGAGTTCCGCACCCTGATCCGCAGCATGGTCGAGGAGGAGGGCCGCACGGTCTTCCTGTCCTCCCACCTGCTCGACGAGATGCAGAAGCTCTGCGACGAGGTCGCGATCGTCGAGCAGGGCCGCATCATCACCCAGACCACCGTCCGCGAGCTCCTGCACGGCGCCACCGGCACGCGCACCCTGATCCTCGACTGCGACGACCCGGCGCGCGCGACCGACCTGCTCGGCCGCGTGACCGGCGTGACGCGCGTCGCGCCGAGCGCCGGGCCCGACGGGGAGCCCGTCCTGGCCGTGACCTGCGAGGGCGGCCGCGAGACCGCGATCGCGGTCAGCCGCGCGCTGGTCGAGGCGGGGATCGGGCTCGCCGAGCTGCGCGTCGACGCGCTGTCGCTCGAGCGGCGCTACCTCGACATCACCCGTGAGGCGTCCGGGGGAGGACCCGCGTGA
- a CDS encoding ABC transporter permease → MIALVAADLLKLRRRRGLWFTTLLLPSALVLLIVLLTITDTVDGDGGGQFVEDFSYATTLIATILASLVGARLGSEERAAGTLRYQLLTGTSRGRLYLAKVGALVAVCVALTGAATLTMTIGSVVVPLNGADATTVGDVLAAFWAVFLQSFAYGALAFGVGALMGSTGPAIAVALVLSLVGVNLLSALTLIDDWFRHLVLSLGIDRLTFDDAEPEDRVSVVAAILMVAAWSGGALLAGWLRIRRIEV, encoded by the coding sequence GTGATCGCGCTCGTCGCCGCCGACCTGCTGAAGCTGCGCCGCCGTCGCGGCCTGTGGTTCACGACACTGCTGCTGCCCAGCGCGCTCGTGCTGCTGATCGTCCTGCTGACGATCACCGACACGGTCGACGGGGACGGCGGCGGGCAGTTCGTCGAGGACTTCTCCTACGCGACGACGCTCATCGCCACGATCCTCGCGTCGCTCGTCGGCGCCCGGCTCGGCAGCGAGGAGCGCGCCGCCGGGACGCTGCGCTACCAGCTGCTGACCGGCACCTCCCGCGGGCGCCTGTATCTCGCGAAGGTCGGCGCGCTCGTCGCGGTCTGCGTCGCGCTCACCGGCGCCGCCACGCTGACGATGACCATCGGCTCGGTCGTCGTGCCGCTCAACGGCGCGGACGCCACCACCGTCGGGGACGTCCTCGCGGCGTTCTGGGCGGTCTTCCTGCAGTCGTTCGCCTACGGGGCGCTCGCGTTCGGCGTCGGCGCCCTGATGGGCTCCACCGGTCCGGCGATCGCGGTCGCGCTCGTCCTCAGCCTCGTCGGCGTCAACCTGCTCTCGGCGCTGACGCTCATCGACGACTGGTTCCGCCACCTCGTGCTCAGCCTCGGCATCGACCGGCTGACGTTCGACGACGCCGAGCCCGAGGACCGCGTGAGCGTCGTCGCCGCGATCCTCATGGTCGCCGCCTGGTCGGGCGGCGCGCTCCTCGCCGGCTGGCTGCGGATCCGCCGGATCGAGGTCTAG
- a CDS encoding acyl-CoA dehydrogenase family protein — protein MDFSLSPELTALQERTAAFVRDVVLPLEDRDRAPGHGPDDALRAELQDAAKDAGLFVPHLGEELGGLGLDVRGQAVVFEEAGQSLLGPLALNCAAPDEGNMAMLEKIASPEQVERFLRPLAEGRTRSAFAMTEPPPGAGSDPSMLRTVAERVDGGWSISGEKWFITGGEGAAFAIVMARTGERGATMFLVPADTPGYEVLESVDTIDRISPGGHAHMRFTDVRVADDQVLGAPDEGFRYAQVRLAPARLTHCMRWLGLARRALDVAIDRANEREAFGSRLADLGLAQRLIADSLIDVETSRAIIQKTAWILDTGNGNPTMASSIAKVHVSEAVGRIVDNAVQLCGSDGILAHPLGRMVAEVRPFRIYDGSNETHRWSIARRAAKARRSAGER, from the coding sequence ATGGACTTCTCGCTCTCCCCCGAGCTCACCGCGCTGCAGGAGCGCACCGCCGCGTTCGTCCGTGACGTCGTGCTGCCCCTGGAGGACCGCGACCGGGCGCCCGGGCACGGTCCCGACGACGCGCTGCGCGCCGAGCTGCAGGACGCCGCGAAGGACGCGGGGCTGTTCGTCCCCCACCTCGGGGAGGAGCTCGGCGGTCTGGGGCTCGACGTCCGCGGCCAGGCGGTCGTGTTCGAGGAGGCCGGTCAGTCGCTGCTCGGACCGCTGGCGCTGAACTGCGCCGCCCCCGACGAGGGCAACATGGCGATGCTCGAGAAGATCGCCTCGCCCGAGCAGGTCGAGCGGTTCCTGCGCCCGCTGGCCGAGGGCCGCACGCGCTCCGCGTTCGCGATGACCGAGCCGCCGCCCGGCGCGGGCTCGGACCCGTCGATGCTGCGCACGGTCGCCGAGCGCGTCGACGGCGGCTGGAGCATCAGCGGCGAGAAGTGGTTCATCACCGGCGGGGAGGGCGCGGCGTTCGCGATCGTCATGGCCCGCACCGGGGAGCGCGGCGCGACGATGTTCCTCGTGCCCGCCGACACGCCGGGCTACGAGGTGCTCGAGTCGGTCGACACGATCGACCGGATCAGCCCGGGCGGGCACGCGCACATGCGCTTCACCGACGTGCGGGTCGCGGACGACCAGGTGCTGGGCGCGCCCGACGAGGGCTTCCGCTACGCGCAGGTGCGCCTGGCCCCGGCGCGGCTGACGCACTGCATGCGCTGGCTCGGGCTGGCGCGCCGCGCCCTGGACGTGGCGATCGACCGCGCCAACGAGCGCGAGGCGTTCGGCTCGCGCCTGGCGGACCTCGGCCTCGCCCAGCGGCTGATCGCCGACAGCCTCATCGACGTCGAGACGAGCCGCGCGATCATCCAGAAGACCGCCTGGATCCTCGACACGGGCAACGGCAACCCGACGATGGCGTCGAGCATCGCGAAGGTCCACGTCAGCGAGGCGGTCGGCCGGATCGTCGACAACGCGGTGCAGCTGTGCGGCAGCGACGGGATCCTCGCGCACCCGCTCGGGCGGATGGTCGCCGAGGTCCGGCCGTTCCGGATCTACGACGGGAGCAACGAGACGCACCGCTGGTCGATCGCGCGGCGCGCGGCGAAGGCGCGCCGCAGCGCCGGCGAGCGCTGA